A region of the Myripristis murdjan chromosome 10, fMyrMur1.1, whole genome shotgun sequence genome:
TAGCAACCTGTATATAATAATAGGTGGCataacagctgtgtttatgtgtttaaagTGTAATTTAGCTTGTTTATATTGGGGGCCTGGGGGCCCAGaaacaaatgataaaatcatttcatttccaAAGAAAGAAATTACTTTACCGAAAATAACTTGTGGATTTTGCTCCCAAACCAAAAGCATCCAGTGATTTTAGCTAAAAGAAGCAAGGGTGTAACTTTATCCAGCTGTCATAAAGACGCACTACACGTAATTTtgcgtaatgcacctttaagcacatttcacaatttccaaaacagcaaaaaaaaaaaaaaaaaaaaaaaaaaaaaaaatgaggacaaGACTAGGAAGCGAGGACtattcccacttttttttttatttgccaggacagtcacaacacacacacacacacacacacacacacacacaggcctatgCACAGTCCAAAATGCAGGCTTGGCACTCACCTGCATGCACGTACACGCGCAAACCCCGGTGCCCTTATCACAGTGGCCATAGGTTAATTAGGGTTAGAGAACTCCCGTCGCCAAGGGCAGCCAGGTGGGTCTCAGGTAAAACTTGACGTCATGATGGTACTTTTGAACTCCTGAGCCGTAAATCTATAAAGGTGTGTAGCCTGACTCCACAGGTAATCTTACCATAACTACCTGGACTGAGGTGGAAACGGAGCCAGCTGGGAATAAAACTGTAATATGCGCCTGGATTTTTGACTCACCTGAGAGTTGCCCTGTGCCTTTAGGACGAGGATATGTACTCCAACTCCCACCCGGCGAGACACCCGGCTCAGACATTGTCACTGAACAGCATTCCGCCGCCATATGCAGATTTCACCGGTTATCATCATGTTCCGGGAGTGGGCGACCCGCTCCACACGAACCCCTCGACAGGTGTGTGGAACCCGGCTTACGCAGCGGAGGAGCTGGCATACGGTTACGGCTTCACGGGGTCAAGTCCGTGCACCGGACAGGCCGGCGTCACTTCCCCTGACTTAACCGGCATGCCCACCGCAGGAGGGGGGTCTTTCACCCCGTACAGTTTCCCCCCGGGGCAGGAGTCACCCAGCTCCTCCAGGGGGAAATCACTGGACTGGGCCAGACACAGTGTGTGCCCGTCAGGTTCAGGTGAGGCTTCAGATAACACACAAaccaactacacacacacacacacacacacacacaatgcgcacaaacaacactgtgtgtgtagtAACCCTGTATACAATGCACTTTACATGATCACAGCATAGGACATTACACTACATTGTGGCAAGTTCCTAATTCCTTTGGCATGAAAATAACTTTTACATGGTTTATCTGAAGTTGTTTGAACAGCTGATAAGACTTACTGAGCCGTTTTTGGTGGACTTGTAGGTCTAATCTCTGTAAATACAATTCAAACACACCATGTATCTGATTACAAATCAACACCATGTAACATGAGATTGTCTAAATCCTAATGGATTAGCAGAGCAGGTGTAATTTATAACAATAACCAGGCGGTGGTGACTAAattcatttactcatgttactgaaACTGAGCTGCTTTCTTGTGAACTTGTGCTTTTTGGATTTCTTTTTAAGTCGgtaattttacttttccttgtgcatttttgcagaagtaTGTTTTCTTGGTTACATTGTAAAATTACATCCATTATAGGctacaatgcatttttttccggATGTCTATAAGGATCAGAAACTGGAGCGCTGTAAAACCACAGTGATGGTCAGTCAccagagatgagaagaggaatctggcTTTACTTTCTtgcactttcattcatttttcattttcaaattcaccATGGAAAGAAATGAGTTTGAATTTTATGCTCCGGTCTTTTTAGAATTGCAAAAGTAAATCAGAGGCCTTTACactgagtacattttaaacaagctacttttacttttacttttgggATTTTTACAGTCGCATTCCCACCTCTATTTAAGTAAAATCAGCAGTTACAATACTTATATTTGAGAATCAACTTAAAGTTTATTTTCCACCACTGACACTAATTCTGTCGCTGtctttgaaaacttttttgttAGTTGATGCACTTTTCAAACATGACCAATTCAGGAAAAGAGTAGCTCAACTTGCTCAATCAGTCACATGACGCAGCTCTTGATTGGGTGCACTGATGGCGGAGaagataaaacacattttcctaGACACTTTCAGGAACAATTTCAACATATGACACAAAGCAAGGCAGaccacacatgcatacatccATCAAGCGGTGGGCCTTTCACCATCCCTGCCTGCCAGCACGGTGTAAAATGTCAACGCAAAGCTAACAGTGGAGGCCATGGAGTCTGCAGAGCGTCGCTCCCCACCCCCTCTGTCCACTGGGTGGATGCTGAAGGGTGACAAGCATGCCAGATAACGCTGACAGTACAGGAAGTCTGGATGACACAAACCAAATTTCCACTGCAAGAGATTCCACAGGtctcactgatgtgtgtgtacgtgtatccCGCCTTAATCAATGCGGTCACACGGGGTAGCCAAGACTTTTCCCGAAAGATCGATAATATTTATTCTCCCCTCCTTCTTttccaacgtgtgtgtgtgtgtgtgcgactaCATGTGTGTCAATGAATAGCTGCCTGTGTAAACACCTATGTAAACACCACTCGAAGTGATAAGGAGAAGCGCTGTTGCAATGCTGCAGGGAGTCTTTGCATTAGTTATGGTTAACATGATTAATAGCGTTGATGGCAACTTAAGTGGCGCCTGAACTTGAGCGTGGCACCAGACGTTTTCTATTTAGCAGCCTTTAGGCCACTGAACATGACTCACTGAAACAATAATTTTTCTAGATTAGTTACTATTGTGGAATGAAGGCCCAACAAACATACAATGAATAACTCACCCACCCACTcggtcaatcaatcaatcagttaagCCCGTATCCATTCCTTCACTCATTCAGccttgttgttgtgtgtgatCCAGGAGGGAAGACTCGCACTAAAGACAAGTACAGGGTGGTGTACTCTGACCACCAGCGCctggagctggagaaggagttTCAGTACAGCCGCTACATCACCATCAGGAGGAAGGCCGAGCTGTCCCTGGCACTGAGCCTctcagagagacaggtgagacgggCGCATAGGAGTTACAGGCAGAAACATGAGGTGGAGTGGAAGTAAGAAGCACAATAACAGGAGAGACGCAGATAAATGAATGTCAGGGGAGAATTCAAGGGAAAAACACCTAAAACACCTTTAAATACTATTAAAAATAGTTACCGAGGGTGTATCTTGACTTCACTTTTGTTTggcagtgtattttttttaaagtttctgtgGTTTTAACAGGTAAATATACATGGTGTGCAATGGGATATGATAGTGTTTGAATTACTAGAAAAAGGCTTTTGCACATCTGTCTTGTTTCATGGGATAATCATGGGTTGATCaaggaatgaaaaaaaggtATCCTCCCTTTCAGGAAATTATATgtcatttcatatatatatttttagacaTTCAGCCTTCATGAGGTGTCCCTGATTAAGCAATTCAGCTACCCCCAAAGGTCGGATGACtaaatgttttgcattgtgAGTAGCACTTCCTGCAAGAGGGGACAgtgtgtgggatttttttttttttttttttagattaactCATTTGGAGTTGaatagcaaaaaacaaaacattctcaGCTATCTAAAAAAATCCTCAGAATCAAAGAACAAGGGCTTCTTTCTGCACTCAGTAGTTTGCACTGATATCCaccaaacacataaatacattgTAGAAGAGGCAAAAATAGCAAAActtcaatagaccagaatgcaacgcagCCCCAGGACATGTGGCATTTTCTGTAAATGGGCGACGTTCTCACTTTTCCCCGACTGAAACGCTCTTACGCTCTTGCATCGCTATTTCTGTTGCACTTACAGTCTACACTTAACACCAGCAGCTGAATGCCGAAAAACATCTAGTGCGGGTTGTCAACACACCACATAAAAATGGTTTTTGTTACAGATGTGTTGAAGGTGTTGACATCATGCTGTGTTGGTCTGTGATGCAGGTGAAGATATGGTTCCAGAACAGGCGAGCCAAAGAGAGGAAGTTAAACCGGAAGAAGCTGCAGCTCTCTCAGCAGGCCTCTACGACGACTCCCACGCCTGTGACAAGCAGCCCcagcagcaacattttgtcCAATGCAATATCAGAGGAGTACTAAAATGATCTTATCAAAGACTGAACATAGCATGGGAACAAGCACAtgtacatactgtttatactgtCATGTGTAAATGAACAATGATTGACATGGCATGATGATGCGCTTCCGGGCACGACATTTCTGTTGCACTTCTCCTCTCTAATAGCCATTTGCCAATCACAGAGTAGTAATGCGTTAATGTGCATGGATTGCTACCAGGAACATATAGTCATTTTAGCATGAAGAGCATAAATCACTAAACAGGGAAGTTGAGAAGAACTTCATTACACAATCACGCATTGTATTtctcatcttttgttttgttttttttttgtttgtttgttttcatacattAGAACGGTGTGATGACGGCTGAGAGCTGCGAGCAAAATTACTGCGGAACAATATCAGAAGTTTAGATCGGAGGCGTGTTTTTCCCACGTCATAAACGGCCACAGAATGCGTAACCGTATGACTTACGGTGGTGCTGACGTGACCGCATGACTATAAGCTGACATTTCAGCTTCGGGAGAACATTGTAAGTGAGAATGATTCCCAGCCTCTGTAGCCGCTCTCTTTTTTGGCACATGTAATTCTACTTTTATGAAGTGTTAAAACACCAAATACTGTGCAAAGAACTGACTTCCTTGCTATCCTGGTTATCGATCACACGAAAGAAGTGGAATGGGAAGTGGTACATTTCAGCAATGTAAATATATACCAGACTAGTCtcaacttaaagaaaaaaaaaaaaaaaaaaaactcttgtaTCTTCAGAATAAACCATTTTCACCACAGTGTCTTGCAACCTCTGTATTTATGCAATCTACAGTAAACCAGCGATGAAAGAAGTTCCTCATTTCAGAGCAGGCTGTTTTTTCCTGTGCTGTTGTGGCTTCATCGGCTGCCCATTTCTGTCACGACCTCATCTGGTTCAGCACAGAGTTTGAACAATGTGATTGATACTTTGAAGTTATTATAAAATTGGTGCTGGCTATAGTCTCCATATTACACAAAAGGAATTGTGTGGGACTATCACCATCTCCGAGTCATGCCCTCCCCTCATTGATTTGTGTGTTAGAGATTACCTCTGTTAACATTAACATGGATTTTGGCCAGTGCTGCATGGTTCTATTAATACAAAAAGCCTcttctcttttaaaaaaaagagagtatCAATAATGTTATAGGATCAATAACAGACGTAGATCATCAAAGGCAGGGAAATCGATTAATTACTTGAATTATTCAACAAAATCCCTCTTGTCATCAAAGATCTTCATTACTAAGAAAGTGGCAGAGCTGGCATTATGGCATCCGCGTTGGCACCAGACACAGGATTTGATTCAACCTTAGCACGGCAAGGCACTCGTGATCAAATCAACTGTTTGACTTTTTATGAGGAAAACATAAATGTTTCATGATGACTCAGTAGAACCtgtcaaataaagaaatactGGTCTGCAGATGTGCAACATATGAAACTATGTTATAGAAAGACTGAATGCAGAGAGAATACGCAACAGTTTGGTGTGTATTAATTTTGGTTTTGAAACACTGATAACACTGACTGATTGATGCAATGCCAAAGGCTTTATTGTACCTGCCCTTTGTTGTCAATTATTTGCTGAGGAGAGCGTGTCAGAGTATGTCACCTGAAGTTCATCTATGTTTCAACAAGAGAGTTCAGCTAAACAAGGATCTCAGGTGGTTGTTTAAGGACAGTTCAGCTATGATGGACcataaacattgtttttatgGCACTGTGAATCAGTTGAATGGTAGTGGAAGTCAACCTTTAACCCCAAACTGTGTAACCACACCAGTCATAGTAACCTGTATCTTTGCTTACACACATTACAAGTGCCACCTCAGGTCAAATTTAGGCACAATAAGTCACTTAAACTGCAGATGATGCTTTTTGAACATGCACAAAGAATTGTTTTAAAActagattaaaattaaaatccatTTTAGCTCTTTCATCCCATTAGAGCAGATAGCCATGGGCTGTATTATGGTCTTGAAATCTATTCATATCTCCAGGATGTAACTGCTACATCCTTGTGGTTTCAAATGTACCCAAATTTATCTGCTTCATCGGTTCCATTCTGAACTAGAGGCCacatgaagagaaaagaagCACAGAGGggagagctaaaaaaaaaaaaaaaaaagaaaaaaaagagagagatcatACAAAATGGtgctgaaagaaaaatgtgctgTGTAAAAAACTGCTTTGATACAATCAAATGGTCAAAGTCTTACCCCAGGAAACTTAAAATCAAACTTCATCaaagctctttctctttcctcatcAGAGCCACAGCACATATGAGGGATTTGAATACTTGtcaccacattaaaaaaaaaaaaaagatacaccCACAGTATTTTCTTATTTGTGATAGTTTCCTACTATACTACTATACTATAGCTGCATTTAATGTATGAGTAGCctacacaggaaaacaacacaggCTACTTAAATTTTGCATCACTACAAAGAGACATGTCATCAAGAATGAGGCATGCTACGTGGTGAAGGAAAAACAGAAGTGCTTGCATCGTGCAAACAAATTCATGCTTACTCTGCGCTGACAACACGACAGGTCTTTTGCACAACAGTTCTTATCACTGAGCAGATGCCACTCGTTGGCAAGAAGATCTATACTTGGCATACAATTTCAAATAAGCTGCACACTTGTATTGCTAATGAACATGTATTGACACTTTGGTGTTAAAACTCAGACACAAGCTAAACTTTATTATTTGAACATAGCGCCGGCCGTTCAGTGCCATCCGGTGCATATCAGATCTGTAAACGTAGATAATCCCCTGATTCAGAAAGTAACGATGACAGTTTTCCACGCCTCAGAATAACTGCAGCTTAAAACGTGTGTCCGTCAGAGGAGTAACACTTCTA
Encoded here:
- the cdx1a gene encoding homeobox protein CHOX-CAD is translated as MYSNSHPARHPAQTLSLNSIPPPYADFTGYHHVPGVGDPLHTNPSTGVWNPAYAAEELAYGYGFTGSSPCTGQAGVTSPDLTGMPTAGGGSFTPYSFPPGQESPSSSRGKSLDWARHSVCPSGGKTRTKDKYRVVYSDHQRLELEKEFQYSRYITIRRKAELSLALSLSERQVKIWFQNRRAKERKLNRKKLQLSQQASTTTPTPVTSSPSSNILSNAISEEY